TACTGGAGGGTACATTACACTTACTATATCCACAACTTCAGCATCACGGGCACTTTCATAATGAATAGGACGGCTATTATCATATGACCTTATCCACTGTGCCATTTTATCATGATTTGGGCCGTAGCCAGATTCATTTCCAAGCGACCACATGATGATTGATGGATGGTTTTTGTCCCTCTTTACCATCATCTTTGCCCTTTCGACAAACGCATCTTCCCAAGCAGGGTCTTTTGCCAGAAGTCCCCAGTCACCAGCTGCTCCAAATCCGTGGGTTTCCAGGTCAGCCTCATCAATCACATAAATGCCAAGTCTGTCACACAGCTCTAAAAAATAAGGATGGTTGGGATAGTGTGAGGTTCTTACACAGTTTATATTGTGCTGTTTCATCAAGGTTATGTCTTCTTGCATAATCTTTCTTGTCACTGCAAATCCAACTCTCGGGTGCATGTCATGCCTGTTGACACCTTTGAGTTTAATTGGAACATTATTTAGGTAAAACACGCCATCTTTTATTTCGATTTTCCTAAATCCAAAGTTTTGAGGAATAATTTCCAACATGCCGCCGGAGCTATCTTTCAATGCTACAATTAATGTATAAAGGTTGGGTAGCTCTGCACTCCACAACCTTGGACTTTCAATTTGAAATTCAAAAGCTACAGAAGCTTGGCCATTTGCAGAAAGTCTTGATACTTTGTTTGAGCTTTTGATTAAAGTTTTATCAAAGAAAACTTGTACCTCTATACTGAATTCTTTTTGGTCATTGCTTCTGTTTTCAATTTCAATCTCAGCAGTCAAGTGTCCTTCTTTGAGGTCATCACTCAAAATTGGTTTTAAATACACATCTCTTACAAACACCTTTGGTCGCAGAAGAAGATACACATCTCTGAATATTCCACTCATTCGCCATTTGTCCTGGTCTTCTAAGTAAGTTCCATCTGAATATTTTAAAACAACAACTGTGATAGTATTTCTTCCTTCTTGGACAAATCTTGTTATGTCAAACTCATGCATCATGTGAGAGACCTTTGAAAAACCAGCAAACTTACCGTTAATATATACATAAAATGCTGAGTCTACCCCTTCAAATACAACAAATATTTCTTTGTCTAAGTCTTGTTGAGAAATATAAAACTCCCTTTTGTAGACACCTGTTGGGTTTATATCTGGTACAAACGGTGGGTCGACAGGGATGGGATATCTGGTATTTGTATAAATTGGTATGTCATAGCCAAACATCTGAAAGTTACTTGGGACAATAATCTGGTCAAAATCGCAGGTTTTTGGATCTGCCAAGATAATATCCTCTGTCACCATGCAAGGCATATCAAAAAGTTTAAAATACCACTTTCCATTCAGTAGCCTAAAAAGATTTGAAAGCTCCCATTCATTTTCTAAAGCTTTTTGATGATTGTCAAAAGGTATAAAAGAACCTCTTGACTCTTCTCTGTTTATATGCTGAATTTTTGGATTTTGATAGTAATTTTTGTCAAGCATATAAATCCACCTCACATGTTTTAAAATTACTGTGGTTTTTGTGTACATTATTCATTTTACTTTATCAAAATGTAGACATACAATATCAAAAAACTAAAAACAATATAAGGATATTAAGATCAAACAAAAGGAAAAAAATAAGGAGCTGCCAACTTATTTCTGTGACAGCTCCCATTTTTTGAACTTTTAATTTTCTGGTGGTTTATACTTGCCTGCAACCAGGTCCTCTAAATCTTTTAGCACCTTTTGAACCTGCTCTTTTGCAATCACAAAATCAGACTTTCCGTTTCGAACAACCATGTAAAAGTCGTCGTTGTAAGGGATGTACTCCATCACATCAACCTTTTTGTTGACAAGATAGAACTTCATGGTAACCTCGGGTGTGCCTGTTGGCTTTTTGTCGTTTTCACCGTCAATTAGAAGGCCAATGATTTCCTGATAGAATTTTTTGAATGTATCTTCGTCAATCTTTCGACCGTCTGCCTGGAAGTTATATTTGTACTCATCAGCTTCTTCTTCGCTTCTTGCTTTTTTGATTAGCTTTTTGTCAAGTATAAGGGTGTGTTTCTTCTCTTTTGTGAAGATTTCAATCTTGTCAACATAATCGATGTTTACAATATAAGCAAACTTTTCTATGAGGTCAAAAGGCTTTATGGTATTCATGAAATCTGTTTTGTAAGTTGACATTGTAAATACAACTTTCGAGTCAGCCATTCTGCAGTAAACAGTTGAGTCATCTGCATTGTTGCCGACAAAAAGATGCAAAGTGTTTTTGTTATCCTTTACAATGAGCTCTATCCTTGGCGACTGCAATCCGTACTTAGGATTGTATACATCTTCACCAACTATGTCTTCAGGACTGAAATTTGGAACATTTTCAATGAACTCTGAAAACTTATCGCTTGCAACTCCCACTGGCTGGCTGTATGGCTGAACCAAGTTCCAAAGCCTTACATAGTATTTCCATTCATTATCTTCTTTGTTCTTTTCGTCTACTTTCTTTATTTCAATTGTCGGCTGTCCTTTTCTCACAAGCTTTACATAAGTGATATTTTGAGTATCAATCTCTGGTATCTTAACACTCAGAAGCTTCTGAGGTTTTATGGTAAAATTTTCTGCATGGTTTGTCCACACAACATAAACTTTTGGGTCACCTTTTTTCATTAAATAATAAGTGGAAGTTATTGGTGTCTCTGACCCAAGATAAAATGTAACTTTTTTACCGTCGCTGAGTGTTGCCTCAACAATTGATTTTGGATTGTCAAGACCGTATTTTTTAAGGTCTTTGGGGTTGGTGTCAGCAACCTTTTCGGCTGTCATTTGAGCGCATGAAAAGGCTATGTCGTCTATCTTGTCCTGGTCGAAATAAAGAGGGTTGTTGATTCCATTTACAATCCACTTGTCTTTGACCTTTTCGAGCACAAGGTGAATGCCATCGTGCTTAATATCTATCTTTGTAATCTTGTTTCTATCAAAATTTGTTATGGTAACAGAGGCTGAAGAGGACTTTTTTTCTTCAGCCTCTTGTTTTTTCTTGTTCACATAGCTTACATAAAAGTACGCGCCAATTATAAGCACCAAAACCAAAAGTACTGATACAATTGTGAAAAGCCTGTTTTTCTTCTTTCTCATAGATGTCTCCTCCTCAGCCATACAGTTAATCCTAGTACCAGAATAACAATTGGTATTCCAACAACAGTGATTGCTGCCCAGACCATAGCCTGTGTTGTACTAATATTGAGCCTGAAGGTTGTAAGGTCTTTTGGTTGAATTTGCAGGTTGTCTTTTTTGTCCTGAAGCCAATTAAGGGCGTTTACTACAAAGTTAAGGTTTCCAGGCACACCCTTGGATACCTGAAAACTTGCAAAAGTTGCATTGCCAACTATCACAACCTTTGCATCTTTTGGCCTTAACTTTGTATTGAGAGCATCAGCTTTGTCTGTTATTGCAACAGCCAAAGTGAATGGACCGCTTATATCGCCCTTTTCCTTAGATAGCGAGGTTGAATTTAAATCTTTTCTGAGCCATGAATTTGACGTTGTTGTGAGAAGTTTTTCAATAGTTATTGTTCTTTTCTTAAATTTTGTCTCTACAATTGCCTGAGCGCTTGGCAAGAGCATATACATATTGTTTAAGTCTATTGGGTTTACAATATCATGTGATTCAAGCTTTGGTAAAATCCATACAGGATTGCCTGCATTGTAGTTGTTATCCCCTTCCATAACAACACCATGTTCAAGCCTTACACCTAAGCTTTCAAAAAGGCTGTTGAAGTTTTTAAGCTCATCTTTGAGAAGGTCCATCAAAAATAGAACTCTTCCGCCACCATTTATATAGTCTTTTAATTTCTTTAGCTCTATGTCAGATATATCAGTCTTTGGTGAAATTACTACAACAGCTGATGCATCCTGTGGAACACTTTTTTCAGTAAGAAGATTTAAATCCTTTATCTCAAAATTTGCAGCTTCAATCTCACTTGAGATTCCAAGTCCAACAAATGTCTCTTCTCCATGACCTTTTAGTTCATATACAATAGGTGTTTTTTCAGAAGTAACATAAAGTATCGCAGGTGTCAGTTTTTGTTCAATTGTAAGACCTGTTACGTTTGATTCGCCTGTCTGCTCATCGTATGAATAATCAACCATGTCATATCTGTTTATTACTCTGAACTTGCTACCGCTTTCGACAATGAGTGATCCCTCATCAATTCCTGAACCGCTTGTGTCATATTTTTTAACAAACCCTGGGTTTTTATAAGGGTCTATGTATTTAATTTTTACATGAGAGGATTTTTCAGCATATTTCTGGATAAACTCAGATATTACAGGGTTTTCATTTCCGGTCGGGAAAAGAGCATAAATTGTAACGTCTTTTTTTAGATTTTTCAAAAGGTCAACTGTGGGCTTTGAAAGTGAGTATAGTCTGTTGTGTGTAAGGTCAAGCTTTGCTGGAATTTGACCAACCAAAAGGTTCAAAACTATCAGGATAGCGATTACAGATGCAGTCAGCATAGCAGCGTATCCGCCATATTTGAACTTTCTTGTCTTAAATGAGCTTTTTATACTCTTTAAATCGAGCTTCACCATTTCTTCCCCCTTTTTTAGCTCCATCTTCTTTTCTCAAGTACTCTTATTGTGAGGAATATGAAAACAAATATAAAAGATAGATAGTAGACTATTGATGACAAATCCAGAAGTCCGTTTGTGAATTTTTGATATCTACTTAAAAGCGAAAACCATTTGAAAAATCTAACTATAGCATTGTCGTAAAACTCTGGTTTTAAGATGTATACTGCAACAAATGACCCTGCTCCTATAATTGCTGCTGATACACTAATGATTATATTTCTTATAGTGAGGTAAATCCACGCGCAAACCAGACCTACAAGGATTAGAACAAATACAAATCCTGCAACTCTATCTGTTGGAAGAGCACTTTCCAGCCAATCTATAACCCATGTCAAAAGCAAAGCAGAAAATGTCACAACAGCTGCAATGAACTGGTTGTCTGTCAGTGATGATATAAAAAGACCTATTGAGATAAATGAACAGCCAAGAAGGAAAAATCCTATATATGCACCCAAGGTTTCTGCAACGGGAATGTCACCGTAAAAAGAAAGTATTATGGGATACAATATGGTAACGGCAATGGTGATAACAAAAACAGTAACAGCAGCCAAATACTTGCCAAGCACAATTTCAGTAAGTTTCAGCGGTGATGTTAAAAGAAGCTGGTCTGTCTTTGTTCTTGCTTCTTCACTTAATAGTCTCATTGTAAGCACTGGCACAACAACTAAGAATATGAACGTTATGTTACCAAGCACTGATGTATAGTTCGGGCTTGCTGGAAAAAGGTTTGACACTGCAAAGAAAAATCCTGAAATCAAAAGGAAAAATCCCATGAATATATATCCTGTTGGTGTTGAGAAATATATTTTTAGCTCTTTTTTCAAAACTGCACTCATACAGCTTCAGCCTCCTTCTCCTCGGTTGTGAGCTGCAGGAATATCTCCTCAAGCGTCAGGTCAACTGCTCTCATCATAAGAATAGGAAGTTTTGCTTCGCTCAGCG
This Caldicellulosiruptor changbaiensis DNA region includes the following protein-coding sequences:
- a CDS encoding DUF4340 domain-containing protein, which encodes MRKKKNRLFTIVSVLLVLVLIIGAYFYVSYVNKKKQEAEEKKSSSASVTITNFDRNKITKIDIKHDGIHLVLEKVKDKWIVNGINNPLYFDQDKIDDIAFSCAQMTAEKVADTNPKDLKKYGLDNPKSIVEATLSDGKKVTFYLGSETPITSTYYLMKKGDPKVYVVWTNHAENFTIKPQKLLSVKIPEIDTQNITYVKLVRKGQPTIEIKKVDEKNKEDNEWKYYVRLWNLVQPYSQPVGVASDKFSEFIENVPNFSPEDIVGEDVYNPKYGLQSPRIELIVKDNKNTLHLFVGNNADDSTVYCRMADSKVVFTMSTYKTDFMNTIKPFDLIEKFAYIVNIDYVDKIEIFTKEKKHTLILDKKLIKKARSEEEADEYKYNFQADGRKIDEDTFKKFYQEIIGLLIDGENDKKPTGTPEVTMKFYLVNKKVDVMEYIPYNDDFYMVVRNGKSDFVIAKEQVQKVLKDLEDLVAGKYKPPEN
- a CDS encoding GldG family protein, with translation MVKLDLKSIKSSFKTRKFKYGGYAAMLTASVIAILIVLNLLVGQIPAKLDLTHNRLYSLSKPTVDLLKNLKKDVTIYALFPTGNENPVISEFIQKYAEKSSHVKIKYIDPYKNPGFVKKYDTSGSGIDEGSLIVESGSKFRVINRYDMVDYSYDEQTGESNVTGLTIEQKLTPAILYVTSEKTPIVYELKGHGEETFVGLGISSEIEAANFEIKDLNLLTEKSVPQDASAVVVISPKTDISDIELKKLKDYINGGGRVLFLMDLLKDELKNFNSLFESLGVRLEHGVVMEGDNNYNAGNPVWILPKLESHDIVNPIDLNNMYMLLPSAQAIVETKFKKRTITIEKLLTTTSNSWLRKDLNSTSLSKEKGDISGPFTLAVAITDKADALNTKLRPKDAKVVIVGNATFASFQVSKGVPGNLNFVVNALNWLQDKKDNLQIQPKDLTTFRLNISTTQAMVWAAITVVGIPIVILVLGLTVWLRRRHL
- a CDS encoding ABC transporter permease, producing the protein MSAVLKKELKIYFSTPTGYIFMGFFLLISGFFFAVSNLFPASPNYTSVLGNITFIFLVVVPVLTMRLLSEEARTKTDQLLLTSPLKLTEIVLGKYLAAVTVFVITIAVTILYPIILSFYGDIPVAETLGAYIGFFLLGCSFISIGLFISSLTDNQFIAAVVTFSALLLTWVIDWLESALPTDRVAGFVFVLILVGLVCAWIYLTIRNIIISVSAAIIGAGSFVAVYILKPEFYDNAIVRFFKWFSLLSRYQKFTNGLLDLSSIVYYLSFIFVFIFLTIRVLEKRRWS